The following coding sequences lie in one Candidatus Eremiobacterota bacterium genomic window:
- the ftcD gene encoding glutamate formimidoyltransferase, translating into MKKLFEIVPNLSEGRKAATIEAACAAVEGTGARLIDWSSDHVHHRSVLTVVGDEAQVLEAAIRLAGVALEHIDLRGHRGVHPRIGALDVLPFVPLADATLEEAAALAHRAGSEIWQRYRVPSYYYGAAARQPERLLLPELRRNADWLPDEGDVRRHLSAGAIAIGARGVLIAFNVELASGDVAAARAIARAIRERDGGLRSLRALALPRGDGRVQVSLNVTDYVATPLYRVVELIKRLAAERGIEISGCELVGCVPFAAVESAAAYYLGVTTL; encoded by the coding sequence TTGAAATCGTGCCGAATCTTTCGGAGGGGCGTAAGGCCGCGACGATTGAGGCCGCGTGCGCGGCCGTCGAGGGCACCGGCGCACGGTTGATCGACTGGAGCAGCGACCACGTTCATCACCGCAGCGTCTTGACGGTCGTCGGCGATGAGGCGCAGGTGCTCGAGGCAGCCATACGCCTTGCCGGCGTCGCGCTGGAACACATCGACCTTCGCGGCCATCGCGGTGTCCATCCTCGGATCGGCGCGCTCGACGTGCTGCCATTCGTTCCGCTCGCCGATGCGACACTCGAGGAAGCTGCCGCTCTGGCGCATCGCGCCGGCAGCGAGATCTGGCAGCGCTATCGTGTTCCTTCCTATTATTATGGCGCGGCTGCTCGTCAGCCGGAGCGGCTGCTCCTCCCCGAGCTGCGGCGAAATGCCGATTGGCTGCCCGACGAAGGAGATGTGCGGCGCCACTTGAGCGCGGGCGCAATCGCGATCGGTGCTCGCGGGGTCTTGATTGCGTTCAACGTCGAACTCGCGAGCGGCGACGTCGCCGCCGCGCGTGCCATCGCGCGCGCGATTCGCGAACGCGACGGCGGCTTGCGCTCGCTTCGCGCGCTTGCACTGCCGCGCGGAGACGGTCGCGTGCAGGTTTCGCTCAACGTGACGGACTATGTTGCAACGCCACTCTATCGCGTCGTCGAGCTGATCAAACGGCTTGCGGCGGAACGCGGCATCGAAATCTCCGGCTGCGAGCTCGTCGGCTGCGTTCCCTTCGCGGCGGTCGAATCGGCGGCCGCATATTACTTAGGAGTTACCACACTGTGA